One Luteibacter sp. 9135 DNA segment encodes these proteins:
- the ftsZ gene encoding cell division protein FtsZ produces the protein MFELIEKLAPNAVIKVIGVGGGGGNAVAHMVNSNIEGVEFVVANTDAQAMKSCASRTHLQLGGNVTKGLGAGANPEVGRQAALEDRERIEEMLEGADMVFITAGMGGGTGTGAAPVVAQLAKEKGILTVAVVTKPFPFEGRRRMQVALKGIEDLSQHVDSLITVPNEKLLSVLGREVTLLNAFKAANDVLQGAVQGIADLITAPGLINVDFADVRTVMSEMGMAMMGSGTARGDDRAQAAAEAAINNPLLEDVNLAGACGILVNVTAGPNLTMREFDEIGRVIHDFASEDATVVIGTSLDPEMQDDVRVTVVATGLNRVGATAKQPVRQPVQQQVEMRQRPRPVVLRTGTGNEVVDYAQSDAVPSVRSEPAPSKNAEPAIDYLDIPAFLRRQAD, from the coding sequence ATGTTTGAACTCATCGAAAAGCTGGCACCGAATGCGGTCATCAAGGTCATCGGCGTGGGTGGTGGTGGCGGTAACGCCGTGGCCCACATGGTCAACTCCAACATCGAAGGCGTCGAGTTCGTCGTCGCAAACACCGACGCGCAGGCGATGAAGAGCTGCGCCTCGCGCACGCATCTCCAGCTGGGCGGCAACGTCACCAAGGGCCTGGGCGCGGGCGCCAATCCGGAAGTCGGCCGCCAGGCCGCGCTGGAAGATCGCGAGCGCATCGAGGAAATGCTCGAAGGCGCGGACATGGTCTTCATCACCGCTGGCATGGGCGGTGGCACCGGCACCGGCGCAGCGCCGGTCGTCGCGCAGCTGGCTAAGGAAAAGGGCATCCTGACCGTCGCGGTCGTGACCAAGCCGTTCCCGTTCGAGGGCCGTCGTCGCATGCAGGTCGCCCTCAAGGGTATCGAGGACCTTTCGCAGCACGTCGACTCGCTGATCACCGTGCCGAACGAGAAGCTGCTTTCGGTGCTGGGTCGTGAGGTCACCCTTCTCAACGCGTTCAAGGCCGCCAACGACGTGCTCCAGGGCGCCGTGCAGGGCATTGCCGACCTGATCACGGCCCCGGGCCTGATCAACGTCGACTTCGCCGACGTGCGCACGGTCATGAGCGAGATGGGCATGGCGATGATGGGCTCCGGCACGGCACGCGGCGACGACCGCGCCCAGGCCGCCGCCGAGGCCGCGATCAACAACCCGCTGCTCGAGGACGTCAACCTGGCCGGTGCCTGCGGCATCCTGGTCAACGTCACCGCCGGTCCGAACCTGACCATGCGCGAGTTCGACGAGATCGGTCGCGTGATTCACGACTTCGCCTCGGAAGACGCGACCGTGGTGATCGGCACCTCGCTGGACCCGGAAATGCAGGACGACGTCCGCGTCACGGTGGTCGCCACCGGCCTCAACCGCGTCGGCGCCACGGCCAAGCAGCCGGTTCGCCAGCCGGTGCAGCAGCAGGTCGAGATGCGCCAGCGTCCGCGTCCGGTGGTGCTGCGCACGGGTACTGGCAACGAAGTGGTCGACTACGCGCAGTCGGACGCCGTGCCGTCGGTGCGTTCGGAGCCGGCCCCGTCGAAGAACGCCGAGCCGGCGATCGATTACCTCGACATCCCGGCTTTCCTGCGTCGCCAGGCCGACTGA
- the ftsA gene encoding cell division protein FtsA yields the protein MRNKNDKQLVVGLDIGTSKVVAIVGEYEPGEPIEVIGIGTHVSRGMKRGSVVDIESTVHSIQRAVEEAELMAGCDIRSVYASISGSHLETRNSHGTAAIRDREVMAADLEQVLEAASAVAIPADRKVLYKESQEYRIDGQDGIRHPVGMSGVRLEASVHLVTGAASAVQNISKCIQRCGLSVDELVPAAVASAKAVLTEDELELGVCLVDIGAGTTDIAIYTQGAIRYTKSLPVGGDQVTNDIAYGVHTPTAHAEEIKIKYACALAQLAHAEETIQVPSVGDRPPRRLARQALAQSVQARYEEIFEMVQDELRRSGYESLVAAGIVLTGGASRMEGALELAEEIFHKMVRVGVPQHVSGLGDVVSTELHSTGVGLLLHGSRSTGAARHTHSAAGNVGSMVEKFRSWFTKNF from the coding sequence ATGAGAAACAAGAACGACAAACAGCTCGTCGTCGGCCTCGACATCGGAACGTCGAAGGTCGTCGCGATCGTCGGCGAGTACGAGCCGGGCGAACCGATCGAAGTGATCGGCATCGGCACGCATGTGTCGCGCGGCATGAAGCGCGGCTCGGTGGTGGATATCGAATCGACGGTGCATTCCATCCAGCGTGCGGTGGAAGAGGCCGAGCTGATGGCCGGCTGCGACATCCGCTCGGTCTACGCTTCCATCTCGGGCAGCCACCTGGAAACGCGTAACTCGCACGGTACCGCGGCCATTCGCGACCGCGAGGTCATGGCTGCGGATCTGGAGCAGGTGCTGGAAGCCGCCAGCGCAGTGGCGATCCCTGCCGACCGCAAGGTGCTCTACAAGGAATCGCAGGAATACCGTATCGACGGACAGGACGGCATCCGCCATCCGGTCGGCATGAGCGGCGTGCGCCTGGAAGCCAGCGTGCATCTGGTCACGGGTGCGGCCAGCGCGGTGCAGAACATCTCCAAGTGCATCCAGCGTTGCGGGTTGTCGGTGGACGAGCTGGTGCCGGCCGCTGTGGCCAGCGCGAAAGCGGTACTGACCGAGGACGAGCTCGAACTCGGCGTGTGCCTTGTCGACATCGGCGCGGGTACCACCGATATCGCCATCTACACGCAGGGTGCGATTCGTTACACCAAGTCGCTGCCGGTCGGTGGTGATCAGGTGACCAACGACATCGCCTACGGTGTGCACACACCCACCGCTCACGCGGAAGAGATCAAGATCAAATACGCGTGCGCGCTTGCGCAGCTGGCGCATGCGGAAGAAACCATCCAGGTCCCCAGCGTCGGCGATCGCCCGCCGCGTCGCCTCGCACGACAGGCATTGGCCCAGTCGGTGCAGGCCCGCTACGAGGAGATCTTCGAGATGGTGCAGGACGAACTGCGCCGCTCGGGTTACGAAAGCCTCGTCGCCGCCGGCATCGTGCTGACCGGTGGCGCGTCGCGGATGGAAGGCGCACTCGAGCTTGCCGAGGAAATCTTCCACAAGATGGTGCGCGTCGGCGTGCCCCAGCATGTGTCCGGCCTGGGCGATGTGGTCTCCACGGAGTTGCATTCCACGGGCGTCGGCCTGCTGTTGCACGGGTCGCGCTCCACGGGTGCCGCGCGCCACACGCATTCCGCCGCCGGCAATGTCGGCAGCATGGTCGAGAAGTTCCGAAGCTGGTTCACCAAGAATTTCTGA
- a CDS encoding cell division protein FtsQ/DivIB — protein MRGSAATRLVAWGIAITLVVLPVVGVMQGWFAAGRWPVTQLKVEAEFAHVSAEQIRSAVLPSLGKGFFATDLEAVRHSIGSLPWVESVEVRKRWPDTLLVRIYERQPFARWNEDRLISRQGLVFDAPGADQMGDLPRLRGPDSRLAEVVSFYAQAQKSFEGRTGLSIVGVSLSERGSWSVTAESGAEIVIGDREQADRRLARFLDVYPQLVAGRHGGFAYADLRYTNGFAIRWPQPETTATPKVGS, from the coding sequence ATGAGGGGTTCAGCCGCCACGCGTCTGGTTGCCTGGGGCATCGCCATCACGTTGGTGGTGTTGCCCGTGGTCGGCGTCATGCAGGGCTGGTTCGCCGCCGGCCGTTGGCCCGTCACGCAGCTGAAGGTGGAGGCGGAGTTCGCCCATGTCAGTGCGGAGCAGATCCGCAGCGCCGTGCTGCCGAGCCTCGGCAAGGGGTTCTTCGCCACCGATCTGGAAGCCGTGCGCCACTCCATCGGCAGCCTGCCGTGGGTGGAGTCGGTGGAAGTGCGCAAGCGCTGGCCGGATACCCTGCTGGTCCGCATCTACGAACGGCAGCCGTTCGCGCGCTGGAACGAGGATCGCCTGATCAGTCGGCAGGGCCTCGTTTTCGATGCGCCGGGCGCCGACCAGATGGGCGATCTACCGCGCCTGCGCGGACCGGATTCGCGCCTGGCCGAGGTGGTGAGCTTCTACGCGCAGGCGCAGAAATCGTTCGAAGGCCGCACCGGCCTGTCGATCGTCGGCGTCAGCCTCAGCGAGCGTGGCAGCTGGAGCGTCACCGCGGAAAGTGGCGCGGAAATCGTGATCGGCGATCGCGAGCAGGCCGACCGTCGCCTGGCGCGGTTCCTCGATGTCTACCCCCAACTCGTCGCCGGTCGGCATGGCGGTTTCGCCTACGCCGACCTTCGTTACACCAACGGATTCGCCATCCGGTGGCCGCAGCCGGAAACCACGGCCACACCCAAGGTCGGAAGTTGA
- a CDS encoding D-alanine--D-alanine ligase: protein MNRSDRFPRIVNDAAGFGRVAVVLGGNSAEREVSLDSGRGVLEALRSLGVDAHPIDGIPALLDAVRAGHFARVFNILHGAGGENGELQGALQSLGVPYTGSGVLGSALSLDKVRAKQVWIALGLPTPKFRALPRGADVHAAARDVGFPLIVKPAWEGSSVGVTRVFDEAGLDAAVELARRYPGDMLMETLIEGDGNEGGEFTVGILGREVLPTIKIVPKGEYYDYNAKYVAEDTQYLVPGLSGDAEDAMRALALQAFDALDCFGWGRVDVMRDRHGKNWLLEVNTAPGMTSHSLVPKAAAVAGLSYAELCWRVLETSMEREAARA, encoded by the coding sequence GTGAACCGCTCCGACCGCTTTCCCCGCATCGTGAACGACGCCGCCGGTTTCGGCCGCGTGGCCGTCGTGCTGGGTGGCAATTCCGCCGAGCGCGAGGTGTCGCTCGACTCCGGCCGTGGCGTCCTCGAGGCGCTGCGTTCGCTCGGCGTGGATGCACACCCCATCGATGGTATTCCCGCCTTGCTGGATGCGGTGCGCGCCGGCCATTTCGCCCGCGTCTTCAATATCCTGCACGGCGCAGGCGGCGAGAACGGCGAGCTGCAGGGTGCCTTGCAGTCGCTCGGCGTGCCTTATACCGGTTCCGGCGTACTCGGTTCGGCGCTGTCGCTGGACAAGGTGCGCGCCAAGCAGGTGTGGATCGCACTCGGCCTGCCCACCCCGAAGTTCAGGGCGTTGCCACGCGGCGCGGACGTGCATGCCGCGGCCCGAGATGTCGGTTTTCCGCTGATCGTGAAGCCGGCATGGGAAGGGTCCAGCGTGGGCGTCACGCGCGTGTTCGACGAAGCCGGCCTGGATGCGGCCGTCGAACTGGCCCGCCGTTACCCGGGCGACATGCTGATGGAAACACTGATCGAGGGCGACGGCAACGAAGGTGGGGAGTTCACCGTCGGTATCCTGGGTCGCGAAGTGCTGCCCACGATCAAGATCGTGCCCAAGGGCGAGTATTACGACTACAACGCCAAGTACGTGGCCGAAGACACGCAGTACCTCGTGCCCGGCCTGTCCGGTGACGCGGAAGACGCGATGCGCGCGCTCGCGCTGCAGGCTTTCGACGCGCTGGACTGCTTCGGCTGGGGTCGCGTGGATGTCATGCGCGACCGCCATGGCAAGAACTGGCTGCTCGAAGTGAACACCGCGCCAGGCATGACCTCGCATTCGCTGGTGCCCAAGGCGGCCGCCGTCGCCGGGCTGAGCTATGCCGAACTTTGCTGGCGCGTGCTGGAAACCTCGATGGAACGGGAGGCGGCCCGCGCATGA
- the murC gene encoding UDP-N-acetylmuramate--L-alanine ligase, protein MTPGRLRAHDDFMTSFRRVHFIGVGGVGMSGIAEVLSNLGYSVSGSDRAPSATTERLAGLGVTVCIGHEAANIDGVDVVVTSSAIRQDNPELVAALTARIPVVPRAEMLGELMRFRRGIAIAGTHGKTTTTSLVASVLAEADYDPTFVIGGQLNAAGANARLGTGQYLVAEADESDGSFLMLSPVMAVVTNIDADHLENYQGDFALVKKAFSDFLHRLPFYGMAVLCIDDEETAKLAQDTSRRVMTYGVDNAGADVTATHVRQIGFEMHFDLHLPGMDGTLPVTLNLPGRHNVQNALAAAAVGWQLGVEAEAIAHALARFEGVGRRFHRRGEIALDSGSALLVDDYGHHPRELAAVFAAARGGWADRRLVVAFQPHRYSRTRDLLDDFANVLAEVDVLVLTEVYPAGEAPIPGADGKALARAIRARGKTDPVLVDHPRDLRDTLSALARDGDLIMLLGAGDIGAAAIDLAGVGHLRTSP, encoded by the coding sequence ATGACGCCCGGTCGTTTGCGCGCCCACGACGATTTCATGACCTCGTTCCGCCGTGTCCACTTCATCGGCGTGGGCGGCGTCGGCATGAGCGGCATCGCCGAGGTGCTGTCCAACCTCGGTTACAGCGTGTCCGGCTCCGATCGCGCGCCCTCGGCCACCACCGAACGCCTGGCCGGGCTCGGCGTCACGGTGTGCATCGGTCACGAGGCGGCCAACATCGACGGCGTGGATGTGGTCGTCACCTCCAGCGCCATCCGCCAGGACAATCCCGAACTGGTCGCCGCGCTCACCGCGCGCATCCCCGTGGTGCCGCGTGCGGAAATGCTCGGCGAGCTGATGCGTTTTCGTCGTGGCATCGCCATCGCGGGTACGCACGGCAAGACCACCACCACCAGCCTGGTCGCCAGTGTGCTGGCCGAGGCCGACTACGATCCGACCTTCGTGATCGGCGGCCAGCTCAATGCCGCGGGTGCCAATGCGCGCCTGGGCACGGGCCAGTACCTCGTGGCCGAAGCGGACGAATCGGACGGTTCGTTCCTGATGCTGTCGCCGGTGATGGCGGTGGTCACCAACATCGATGCCGATCACCTCGAGAACTACCAGGGCGATTTCGCGCTGGTGAAGAAGGCCTTCAGCGATTTCCTGCATCGCCTGCCGTTCTATGGCATGGCGGTGCTGTGCATCGACGACGAGGAAACCGCGAAGCTGGCGCAGGACACCTCGCGCCGCGTGATGACCTACGGCGTGGACAACGCCGGTGCCGACGTCACGGCCACCCACGTCCGCCAGATCGGTTTCGAGATGCACTTCGACCTGCACCTTCCAGGCATGGACGGTACGCTGCCGGTGACTCTCAACCTGCCTGGCCGGCATAACGTGCAGAACGCGTTGGCCGCGGCCGCCGTCGGCTGGCAGCTCGGCGTGGAGGCTGAAGCGATCGCGCACGCGCTGGCACGTTTCGAAGGCGTGGGACGCCGCTTCCACCGGCGCGGCGAGATCGCGCTGGATAGCGGCAGCGCCTTGCTCGTGGACGATTACGGCCACCATCCGCGCGAGCTGGCCGCGGTGTTCGCCGCCGCCCGCGGCGGCTGGGCCGATCGTCGCCTGGTCGTAGCCTTCCAGCCGCACCGCTACAGCCGTACGCGCGACCTGCTCGACGATTTCGCCAACGTCCTGGCCGAGGTCGACGTGCTGGTGCTGACCGAGGTGTACCCGGCGGGCGAGGCGCCCATTCCGGGCGCCGACGGCAAGGCACTGGCCCGCGCGATCCGTGCCCGCGGCAAGACCGACCCGGTGCTGGTCGACCATCCGCGCGACCTGCGCGACACGCTGTCGGCGCTCGCGCGCGACGGCGACCTGATCATGCTGCTCGGCGCCGGCGACATCGGCGCGGCGGCCATCGACCTGGCCGGTGTCGGCCACCTGAGGACGTCTCCGTGA
- the murG gene encoding undecaprenyldiphospho-muramoylpentapeptide beta-N-acetylglucosaminyltransferase, whose translation MTRPVLIMAGGTGGHIFPGLAVADELRSRGMPVAWLGAEGGMETRVVPAHGLDLHTIAVGGLRGKGLKTRLMAPVMLVRALFASLALLRRLRPACVLSMGGYVAGPAGVAARLAGIPLVVHEQNAVAGFTNRKLAGFARKVLTGFPNVLPNGEWVGNPVRSRIAALSPPELRMTGRTGRPRLLVLGGSLGARTLNMAVPAALAELRRMADNGQGDRLEPEVVHQTGERGLEDARAAYAEAGIAANIVAFIDDMAGAYEWADVVVCRAGALTVAELCAAGLEALLVPFPHAVDDHQTANARAMVDAGGARLVADATLAQSGARDMLAHLLSDMLADRRQILSAAIASRTLAKPDAASTIARHCMEVSA comes from the coding sequence ATGACGCGCCCGGTGCTGATCATGGCCGGCGGTACCGGCGGCCATATCTTCCCCGGCCTGGCCGTGGCCGACGAACTGCGTTCGCGCGGCATGCCCGTGGCCTGGCTGGGTGCCGAAGGCGGCATGGAAACCCGCGTGGTGCCCGCGCACGGCCTGGACCTGCACACCATTGCCGTGGGCGGCTTGCGTGGCAAGGGCCTGAAGACACGCCTCATGGCCCCGGTGATGCTGGTGCGAGCACTGTTCGCGTCGCTCGCGTTGCTGCGTCGCCTGCGTCCGGCCTGCGTGCTGTCGATGGGCGGCTACGTGGCCGGACCGGCCGGCGTGGCCGCGCGCCTCGCGGGCATCCCGCTGGTGGTGCACGAGCAGAACGCCGTGGCCGGTTTCACCAATCGCAAGCTGGCTGGTTTCGCGCGCAAAGTACTGACCGGTTTCCCCAACGTACTGCCCAACGGCGAGTGGGTCGGCAACCCGGTGCGTTCACGCATCGCGGCGTTGTCGCCGCCCGAGCTGCGCATGACCGGTCGTACGGGCCGTCCGCGTCTGCTCGTGCTGGGCGGCAGCCTCGGTGCGCGCACGCTGAACATGGCCGTGCCTGCGGCACTGGCCGAGCTTCGCCGGATGGCCGATAACGGTCAGGGCGACCGGCTGGAGCCGGAAGTGGTGCACCAGACCGGCGAGCGCGGCCTCGAAGACGCCCGTGCCGCCTACGCCGAAGCCGGTATCGCCGCCAACATCGTCGCCTTCATCGACGACATGGCCGGTGCGTACGAGTGGGCCGACGTCGTCGTCTGCCGCGCCGGCGCACTGACCGTGGCCGAACTCTGCGCGGCCGGCCTCGAAGCGCTGCTGGTGCCTTTTCCGCATGCCGTGGACGATCACCAGACCGCCAATGCGCGGGCGATGGTCGATGCCGGCGGTGCACGGCTGGTGGCGGACGCTACCCTTGCACAGAGCGGTGCGCGCGACATGCTCGCCCACCTGCTATCCGACATGCTGGCCGATCGCCGGCAGATCCTTTCCGCGGCCATCGCGTCCCGCACGCTGGCCAAGCCCGACGCCGCATCCACGATTGCCCGTCATTGCATGGAGGTTTCCGCATGA
- the ftsW gene encoding putative lipid II flippase FtsW, whose product MFGFGNKQAKRRQGPRGSFDLPLLLAALALATLGVIMVTSSSIAVADGSHQGAFYYLKRHLVFLVLGGCLAAAAMRTELKVLEKHSFLLLLFGVIMLLMVFLPVFGMRINGARRWVNLLVTSFQPVEAVKLILVGYLSSYLVRHREGVEYDLFGVVKPVGVAGLIVLLLLAQPDFGSAALVVATTVGMVWLAGARMRNLLVLATPLVPALIYAATAEDYRIKRLTSFLDPWKDPFNDGFQLTQALIAVGRGEWTGVGLGSSVQKLFYLPEAHTDFILAVLAEELGLAGIVTVIFLYIVLVGRGLYMGLKGVELGQRFSGYVAYGISLMLGFQAMVSIGVNLGVLPTKGLTLPLISSGGSSVLMTCAMVGVLLRATFEINRAEDARQTAVRLPANAVPDSAAFGGAA is encoded by the coding sequence ATGTTCGGCTTCGGAAACAAACAGGCCAAACGCCGTCAGGGCCCCCGCGGGAGCTTCGATCTCCCGTTGCTCCTGGCCGCGCTCGCCCTGGCGACGCTGGGCGTGATCATGGTCACGTCCAGCTCGATCGCGGTGGCCGATGGCTCGCACCAGGGTGCCTTCTACTACCTCAAGCGCCACCTCGTGTTCCTCGTGCTGGGCGGCTGCCTGGCCGCGGCCGCCATGCGCACGGAACTGAAGGTGCTGGAAAAGCACAGCTTCCTGCTGCTGCTGTTCGGCGTCATCATGCTGCTGATGGTGTTCCTGCCCGTGTTCGGCATGCGCATCAACGGCGCGCGCCGCTGGGTGAACCTGCTGGTGACCAGCTTCCAGCCCGTGGAAGCGGTGAAGCTGATCTTGGTCGGCTACCTGTCCAGTTATCTGGTCCGTCATCGCGAAGGCGTCGAATACGACCTCTTCGGCGTGGTCAAGCCGGTGGGCGTGGCGGGCCTGATCGTGCTGCTGCTGCTCGCCCAGCCCGACTTCGGTTCGGCCGCGCTCGTGGTTGCCACCACGGTGGGCATGGTATGGCTGGCCGGCGCGCGCATGCGCAACCTGCTGGTGCTGGCGACGCCGCTGGTGCCGGCGCTGATCTACGCGGCCACCGCCGAGGACTACCGCATCAAGCGCCTGACGTCCTTCCTCGATCCGTGGAAGGATCCGTTCAACGACGGTTTCCAGTTGACCCAGGCACTGATCGCCGTGGGCCGTGGCGAATGGACTGGCGTGGGCCTGGGTTCCAGCGTGCAGAAGCTGTTCTACCTGCCCGAGGCGCATACCGACTTCATCCTTGCCGTGCTGGCCGAAGAACTCGGCCTGGCCGGCATCGTCACGGTGATCTTCCTCTATATCGTGCTGGTGGGCCGCGGCCTGTACATGGGCCTCAAGGGCGTCGAGCTCGGACAGCGCTTCTCCGGTTACGTGGCCTACGGCATCTCGCTGATGCTGGGCTTCCAGGCCATGGTGTCCATCGGCGTGAACCTGGGCGTGCTGCCGACCAAGGGCCTGACCCTGCCGCTGATCAGCTCCGGCGGCTCGTCGGTGCTGATGACCTGCGCCATGGTCGGCGTGCTGCTGCGCGCCACCTTCGAGATCAACCGCGCGGAAGACGCGCGACAGACCGCCGTGCGCCTGCCGGCCAACGCCGTGCCGGATTCAGCGGCGTTCGGGGGTGCGGCATGA
- the mraY gene encoding phospho-N-acetylmuramoyl-pentapeptide-transferase yields the protein MLLELAEWMARHFTSVHLFQYITFRAIMAALTALSVSLLLGPLLIRKLAALKAGQVVRSDGPQTHLSKAGTPTMGGLLILFAVGIATLLWADLSNRYVWVVLAVTLLFGVIGFYDDYRKLVLKDSRGLASRWKYFWQSVFGLGAAVFLYQTHQLPAETALYVPLFKQVAIPLGLLFIVVGYFIIVGFSNAVNLTDGLDGLAIMPSVLVSGALGIFAYLAGNKLFSEYLGIPAIPGAGELAIFCSALSGAGLGFLWFNTYPAQVFMGDVGALAIGAALGCVALIVRQEIVLLVMGGVFVMETASVMLQVGSFKLRGKRIFRMAPIHHHFELKGWPEPRVIVRFWIISVVLVLIGLATLKVR from the coding sequence ATGCTGCTTGAACTGGCGGAATGGATGGCTCGGCACTTCACGTCCGTGCATCTTTTCCAGTACATCACCTTTCGCGCGATCATGGCCGCGCTCACCGCGCTGTCGGTCTCGCTGCTGCTGGGTCCGTTGCTGATCCGCAAGCTGGCCGCGCTGAAGGCAGGGCAGGTGGTGCGCAGCGACGGTCCGCAGACGCACCTGTCCAAGGCCGGTACGCCGACCATGGGCGGCCTGCTGATCCTGTTCGCCGTAGGCATCGCCACGCTGCTGTGGGCCGACCTGTCCAATCGCTACGTGTGGGTGGTGCTCGCCGTGACGCTGCTGTTCGGCGTGATCGGTTTCTACGACGACTACCGCAAGCTGGTGCTGAAGGACAGCCGCGGGCTGGCCAGCCGCTGGAAATACTTCTGGCAGTCGGTGTTCGGCCTGGGTGCCGCAGTGTTCCTCTATCAGACCCACCAGTTGCCGGCGGAAACCGCCCTGTACGTGCCGCTGTTCAAGCAGGTGGCGATCCCGCTCGGCCTGCTGTTCATCGTGGTGGGCTATTTCATCATCGTCGGGTTCTCCAACGCGGTGAACCTCACCGACGGCCTGGACGGGCTGGCGATCATGCCGAGCGTGCTCGTGTCCGGTGCGCTGGGCATCTTCGCTTACCTCGCCGGCAACAAGCTGTTTTCCGAATATCTCGGTATCCCCGCCATCCCGGGCGCCGGCGAGCTGGCCATCTTCTGCAGCGCGTTGTCCGGGGCCGGCCTCGGCTTCCTCTGGTTCAACACGTATCCGGCCCAGGTGTTCATGGGCGACGTGGGCGCGCTGGCCATCGGCGCGGCGCTCGGCTGCGTGGCGCTGATCGTGCGCCAGGAAATCGTGTTGCTGGTGATGGGTGGCGTGTTCGTCATGGAAACCGCTTCGGTGATGCTCCAGGTCGGCAGCTTCAAGTTGCGCGGCAAGCGCATCTTCCGCATGGCGCCCATCCACCATCACTTCGAATTGAAGGGCTGGCCCGAGCCGCGGGTCATCGTCCGCTTCTGGATCATCAGCGTCGTGCTGGTGCTCATCGGTCTCGCCACGTTGAAGGTGCGCTAA
- a CDS encoding UDP-N-acetylmuramoyl-tripeptide--D-alanyl-D-alanine ligase, which produces MMRLSAVALWTRGRLHGADVEVSGFSIDTRTLKAGDLFVALPGERVDAHDFVAAAAARGAVAALVTRPVDASIPQVIVDDTQAALGDLASAARANSHVRVVGITGSNGKTTVKTLTASILSRHGRTHVNAGNFNNEIGMPLTLLAMPEGTQYAVLEMGAGKPGDIEYLAAIARPDIGLVTSIAPAHLERMGTLEGVAETKGALYQMLSADGVAIINADDERFGGLFTNLAGARRVLRYALNHRADIGADIVEERIDGTHFVLSTPHGDGDVHLPLPGRHNVANALAAAAIAIALDVPVARIVEGLEQVPPVAGRLQREPMAGGWTLIDDSYNANPGSAAAAIDTLALAQGERWLVLGDMAELGPDALALHAGIGDLAHRRGIERLLATGAKSAAAVEAFGAGAQHFATQEALIEAACVQVHEGVTCLVKGSRSSGMDRVVAAMKKYAEGASDAA; this is translated from the coding sequence ATGATGCGCCTGTCCGCCGTCGCCCTCTGGACCCGCGGCCGCCTGCATGGCGCCGATGTCGAGGTGAGCGGCTTCTCGATCGATACCCGTACGCTGAAGGCCGGCGACCTGTTCGTGGCGCTGCCCGGCGAGCGCGTGGACGCGCACGATTTCGTGGCCGCCGCAGCGGCGCGCGGTGCCGTCGCCGCGCTGGTCACCCGTCCGGTCGACGCGTCGATCCCCCAGGTGATCGTCGACGACACCCAGGCCGCCCTGGGCGACCTGGCCAGCGCCGCGCGTGCCAACAGCCATGTCCGTGTCGTCGGCATCACCGGTTCCAACGGCAAGACCACGGTGAAGACGCTCACGGCATCGATCCTCTCGCGCCACGGCCGCACGCACGTCAACGCAGGCAACTTCAACAACGAGATCGGCATGCCGCTGACCTTGCTGGCGATGCCCGAAGGCACTCAGTACGCGGTGCTGGAGATGGGCGCCGGCAAGCCGGGCGACATCGAGTACCTGGCCGCCATCGCGCGCCCGGATATCGGCCTGGTCACCTCCATCGCACCCGCGCACCTGGAGCGGATGGGCACGCTGGAAGGCGTGGCCGAGACCAAGGGCGCGCTGTACCAGATGCTGTCGGCCGATGGCGTGGCGATCATCAACGCGGACGACGAGCGCTTCGGTGGGTTGTTCACCAACCTGGCCGGTGCGCGCCGGGTGCTGCGTTATGCGCTGAACCATCGCGCGGACATCGGTGCGGATATCGTCGAGGAACGCATCGACGGCACCCATTTCGTGCTGTCCACGCCGCACGGCGACGGTGATGTTCACCTCCCGCTGCCCGGGCGGCACAACGTGGCCAATGCGCTGGCAGCCGCGGCGATTGCCATCGCGCTGGACGTGCCGGTGGCCCGCATCGTTGAAGGCCTGGAGCAGGTGCCGCCCGTGGCCGGGCGCCTCCAGCGTGAACCGATGGCGGGTGGCTGGACGCTCATCGACGACAGCTACAACGCCAACCCCGGTTCCGCCGCCGCCGCGATCGACACGCTGGCGCTGGCCCAGGGCGAGCGCTGGCTGGTGCTCGGCGACATGGCCGAGCTGGGCCCGGACGCACTGGCACTGCACGCCGGCATCGGCGATCTCGCGCACCGCCGCGGCATCGAACGCCTGCTCGCCACGGGTGCCAAGAGCGCGGCGGCCGTCGAGGCGTTCGGTGCGGGCGCACAGCATTTCGCTACGCAGGAGGCGCTGATCGAGGCGGCCTGCGTGCAGGTTCACGAGGGCGTTACCTGCCTCGTGAAGGGGTCACGTTCCTCCGGCATGGACCGGGTCGTGGCGGCGATGAAGAAATACGCTGAAGGAGCCTCCGATGCTGCTTGA